A stretch of the Argentina anserina chromosome 6, drPotAnse1.1, whole genome shotgun sequence genome encodes the following:
- the LOC126798441 gene encoding glucose-6-phosphate 1-dehydrogenase 6, cytoplasmic produces MGSGAWKIEKRDDFRSDSFKEDNVLENGSLSIIVLGASGDLAKKKTFPALFHLFKQGFLNPNEVHIFGYARTKISDEELRNRIRGYLIQGASSKESGEVTKFLQLIKYVSGSYDGEEGFRLLDKEIAVHEVSKNSADGSSRRLFYLALPPSVYPSVCGMIKNYCMNKSDLGGWTRIVVEKPFGKDLESAEKLSNQIGQLFDESQIYRIDHYLGKELVQNLLVLRFANRFFLPLWNRDNIENVQIVFREDFGTDGRGGYFDEYGIIRDIIQNHLLQVLCLVAMEKPVSLKPEHIRDEKVKVLQSVLPIDDDEVVLGQYDGYTDDPTVPDHSNTPTFSTVVLRIHNERWEGVPFILKAGKALNSRKAEIRVQFKDVPGDIFKCKKQGRNEFVIRLQPSEAMYMKLTVKQPGLEMSTVQSELDLSYGQRYQGVAIPEAYERLILDTIKGDQQHFVRRDELKAAWEIFTPLLHRIDNGELKPLPYQPGSRGPAAADALLEKAGYVQTHGYIWIPPTL; encoded by the exons atgggaTCAGGAGCATGGAAAATTGAGAAAAGAGATGATTTTAGAAGCGACTCGTTTAAGGAGGATAATGTGCTTGAGAATGGCTCCCTGTCGATTATCGTCCTCGGCGCATCCGGTGATCTTGCCAAGAAGAAGACTTTTCCTGCGCTGTTCCACCTTTTTAAGCAG GGGTTTCTGAATCCGAATGAAGTTCACATTTTCGGATATGCTAGGACTAAGATTTCTGATGAGGAGCTAAGGAACCGCATACGTGG CTATCTTATTCAAGGAGCTTCGTCCAAGGAATCGGGGGAAGTAACCAAATTTTTGCAACTG ATCAAATATGTGAGTGGTTCTTATGATGGGGAGGAGGGTTTTCGGCTGCTTGATAAGGAAATTGCAGTCCATGAAGTCTCCAAAAATAGTGCAGATGGATCGTCTCGCAGGCTCTTTTATCTTGCACTTCCTCCATCAGTATACCCATCTGTGTGTGGGATGATCAAGAACTATTGCATGAATAAAT CTGATCTTGGGGGATGGACTCGTATTGTTGTTGAAAAGCCTTTTGGCAAGGATTTGGAATCTGCGGAAAAACTCAGTAACCAGATTGGACAGTTGTTTGATGAATCACAAATTTACCGTATTGATCACTATCTGGGAAAGGAATTAGTGCAGAATTTG TTGGTACTTCGGTTTGCAAATAGATTCTTTTTGCCCCTTTGGAACCGAGACAACATAGAGAATGTACAG ATTGTGTTCAGGGAGGATTTCGGAACTGATGGTCGTGGTGGATATTTTGATGAATATGG AATTATTCGCGATATCATTCAAAATCATCTATTGCAG GTTCTTTGTTTGGTCGCCATGGAAAAACCTGTTTCCCTTAAACCTGAGCATATACGGGATGAGAAAGTCAAG GTTCTGCAATCGGTACTTCCAATTGACGACGATGAAGTTGTTCTTGGACAATATGATGGGTATACAGATGATCCAACTGTTCCTGACCACTCAAACACTCCAACTTTCTCAACTGTGGTTCTGCGTATACATAATGAAAGATGGGAAG GTGTTCCATTCATACTAAAGGCTGGAAAAGCATTGAATTCAAGAAAGGCAGAAATAAGGGTTCAGTTTAAGGATGTTCCTGGTGACATATTCAAAT GTAAAAAACAAGGGAGGAATGAGTTCGTAATACGCTTGCAACCTTCAGAAGCAATGTACATGAAACTTACG GTCAAGCAGCCTGGACTAGAGATGTCAACTGTCCAAAGTGAATTGGACTTGTCGTATGGGCAACGCTATCAAGGGGTGGCAATCCCAGAGGCTTATGAACGCCTAATTCTTGACAC AATAAAAGGAGATCAACAGCATTTTGTACGCAGAGATGAGTTGAAG GCGGCCTGGGAAATCTTCACACCTCTTCTGCACAGAATTGACAACGGTGAGCTAAAGCCGCTTCCTTACCAACCAGGCAGTCGGGGTCCTGCAGCAGCAGATGCACTGCTAGAGAAAGCAGGTTATGTACAAACACATGGCTATATATGGATCCCTCCCACCTTGTAA
- the LOC126800474 gene encoding trihelix transcription factor GT-1-like: protein MYISEKPHPIDFYKSSSPDRDLMMDVVYAPAANTSSGGEGVPKKRAETWVQEETRSLISFRREVDGLFNTSKSNKHLWEQISAKMRDKGFDRSPTMCTDKWRNLLKEFKKARHQVKVGSRSAKMSYYEDLHELLRDRTSHNSGGNIGGNDNGVSGYNKRPNSPAKLEAFIRFSDKSLEDASIPFGPMEAADRTAVDLERQLDHDGDPLAITAGDGVAANEVPPWNWREGPENGGEGHSSYCGRIITVKLGEYNRRIGIDGTADAIKEAIKSAFRIRTKRAFWLEDEYQVVRSLDRDMPLGNYTLHLDEGVTIKLCLCDESDRIVRTEEITFYTEDDFRDFLTRRGLIGLRDLRELSGYRRIDTLDDLQSGAMYQGVRLPL, encoded by the exons ATGTACATCTCGGAAAAGCCCCACCCAATCGACTTCTACAAGTCCTCCTCCCCCGACCGCGACCTCATGATGGACGTCGTCTACGCCCCCGCAGCCAACACCAGCAGCGGCGGCGAGGGCGTCCCCAAGAAGCGCGCCGAGACTTGGGTCCAGGAAGAGACCCGCAGCCTGATCAGCTTCCGCCGCGAGGTCGACGGCCTCTTCAACACGTCGAAGTCGAACAAGCATCTTTGGGAGCAGATCTCGGCCAAGATGAGAGACAAAGGGTTCGACAGAAGCCCCACCATGTGTACGGACAAGTGGAGGAACTTACTTAAGGAGTTCAAGAAGGCAAGACATCAAGTTAAAGTGGGGAGTAGGTCTGCTAAGATGTCGTACTATGAAGACTTACATGAGTTGCTTAGGGATAGGACTAGCCATAATAGTGGTGGCAATATTGGTGGAAATGATAATGGTGTTTCTGGTTATAATAAGAGGCCTAATTCGCCTGCGAAGCTCGAAGCTTTTATACGTTTCTCTGATAAGA GTCTGGAGGATGCTAGCATTCCATTTGGACCTATGGAAG CTGCTGACCGGACAGCAGTGGACTTGGAGAGGCAGTTGGATCATGATGGCGATCCTCTGGCGATTACTGCGGGTGATGGAGTGGCAGCAAATGAGGTTCCTCCGTGGAATTGGAGGGAAGGCCCTGAGAATG GAGGGGAGGGACACTCATCTTATTGTGGGAGGATTATAACTGTGAAGTTGGGAGAATACAACAGAAGAATTGGTATTGATGGAACTGCTGATGCCATTAAGGAGGCAATCAAATCTGCATTCAGAATAAGAACTAAGCGAGCATTTTGGTTGGAGGATGAGTATCAGGTTGTGCGGAGTCTTGATAGGGATATGCCTTTGGGAAATTACACTCTCCACCTTGATGAAG GAGTAACTATAAAACTTTGCCTCTGTGATGAATCTGACCGTATAgttcgcactgaagaaataaCATTCTACACTGAGGATGACTTTCGGGACTTCCTTACACGTCGCGGCTTGATTGGTTTAAGGGATTTAAGAGAATTAAGTGGCTACAGACGCATTGATACTTTAGATGATCTTCAGTCTGGTGCAATGTATCAGGGGGTGAGACTTCCACTATGA
- the LOC126797463 gene encoding glyceraldehyde-3-phosphate dehydrogenase, cytosolic-like, with product MAKIRIAINGFGRIGRMVTRVALERDDIEIVSINDSQINSKYMIYMFKYDSVHGKWKNHHEVTLKDDNTILFGDHPVRVFKGRDPSYIPYEEIGVDYVVEASGVMTDYDRAALHMKYGARKVVITAPSSDAPMFVVGVNEKEYTPDLKIVSSASCAINCIAPLAKVIHEKFGLVEGLMTTVHSIAGLQKVVDAHCQRDWRVGRAVGRNIIPSSNTSRNDIQLDLPAVGKVLPALDGKLTGMAFCIPTVDVSVVDLTLRLEKQATYDEIKNAIKTESEGSLKGILGYTDDDVVSSDFLGDNRSSIFDAKAGIALNDNFVKLVSWYDNEWAYSSRVIDLICHMASVSQDESDQAANP from the exons ATGGCCAAGATCAGGATTGCCATAAACG GATTTGGAAGAATCGGCCGCATGGTGACTAGGGTTGCTCTAGAAAGAGATGATATCGAAATCGTCTCTATAAATGATTCTCAAATCAACTCAAAGTATATG atctacatgtttaagtacgaTAGTGTTCACGGGAAGTGGAAGAACCACCATGAAGTTACGCTTAAGGATGATAATACCATTCTCTTTGGTGACCACCCAGTTAGAGTTTTTAAGGGAAG GGATCCCTCGTACATCCCTTATGAAGAGATTGGCGTTGATTATGTGGTTGAGGCCTCCGGCGTTATGACAGATTACGACAGAGCTGCTCTCCATATGAAG TATGGTGCAAGGAAGGTTGTTATTACAGCTCCAAGTAGCGATGCTCCTATGTTCGTTGTAGGCGTAAATGAAAAGGAGTACACTCCAGACCTTAAAATTGTTTCCAGTGCAAGCTGCGCTATCAACTGTATTGCTCCATTGGCAAAG GTTATCCATGAGAAATTCGGTCTTGTGGAAGGTCTAATGACTACGGTTCATTCTATTGCTG GTCTTCAAAAGGTTGTTGATGCACATTGTCAGAGAGACTGGAGAGTCGGTAGAGCTGTTGGGCGCAACATCATTCCTAGTTCCAATACTTCTAGGAATGATATCCAGCTAGACCTTCCG GCTGTTGGTAAAGTGCTGCCGGCACTAGATGGGAAGCTGACAGGAATGGCCTTCTGCATTCCCACTGTTGATGTTTCTGTGGTTGACCTCACCTTGAGACTTGAGAAACAGGCAACTTATGATGAGATAAAAAATGCGATCAA GACAGAATCTGAGGGAAGCCTGAAAGGAATCCTTGGATACACAGATGATGATGTTGTGTCCAGTGACTTTTTAGGTGACAATAG GTCCAGCATTTTCGATGCCAAGGCTGGAATTGCTCTGAATGACAACTTTGTAAAGCTCGTCTCTTGGTATGACAACGAATGGGCTTATAG CTCACGAGTTATAGACTTGATCTGTCACATGGCCTCTGTTAGCCAAGATGAAAGTGATCAGGCAGCTAATCCTTGA
- the LOC126798686 gene encoding prohibitin-3, mitochondrial: MGSNQAAVSFLTNLARAAFGLGAGATVVNSALYTVDGGQRAVLFDRFRGVIDETVGEGTHFLIPWLQKPYIFDIRTRPHTFSSVSGTKDLQMVNLTLRVLSRPEVTRLPQIFKTLGLEYDEKVLPSIGNEVLKAVVAQFNADQLLTDRPQVSALVRDALVKRASDFNIALEDVAITHLSYGAEFSRAVEQKQVAQQEAERSKFVVAKAEQERRAAIIRAQGESEAAKLISEATASAGNDLIELRRIEASREIAATLAKSPNVSYLPKGNSVLFGLGNR; encoded by the coding sequence ATGGGTTCCAACCAAGCCGCCGTCTCCTTCCTCACCAACCTCGCCCGCGCCGCCTTCGGCCTCGGCGCCGGCGCCACCGTCGTCAACTCCGCCCTCTACACCGTCGACGGCGGCCAGCGCGCCGTCCTCTTCGACCGCTTCCGCGGCGTCATCGACGAAACCGTCGGCGAAGGCACTCACTTCCTGATCCCATGGctccagaagccttacatctTCGACATCCGCACCCGGCCCCACACCTTCTCCTCCGTCTCCGGCACCAAGGACCTCCAGATGGTCAACCTCACCCTTAGGGTCCTCTCCCGCCCTGAGGTCACCCGCCTCCCTCAGATCTTCAAAACCCTAGGCCTCGAGTACGACGAGAAGGTCCTCCCTTCCATCGGCAACGAGGTCCTCAAAGCCGTCGTCGCGCAGTTCAACGCCGACCAGCTCCTCACCGACCGCCCGCAGGTCTCGGCGTTGGTCCGCGACGCGCTCGTCAAGCGCGCCAGCGACTTCAACATCGCGCTGGAGGACGTGGCCATCACGCACCTGTCGTACGGCGCGGAGTTCTCGCGCGCCGTGGAGCAGAAGCAGGTGGCGCAGCAGGAGGCGGAGAGGTCCAAGTTTGTGGTGGCCAAGGCCGAGCAGGAGAGGAGGGCGGCGATCATCAGGGCTCAGGGAGAGAGTGAGGCTGCGAAGCTGATTTCGGAGGCGACTGCTTCGGCTGGTAATGATCTGATTGAGCTGAGGAGGATTGAGGCCAGTAGAGAGATTGCTGCCACGCTCGCCAAGTCGCCGAATGTGAGCTACCTGCCTAAGGGGAACTCTGTCCTCTTTGGCCTCGGCAATCGTTGA